One segment of Castanea sativa cultivar Marrone di Chiusa Pesio chromosome 3, ASM4071231v1 DNA contains the following:
- the LOC142628846 gene encoding uncharacterized protein LOC142628846: MPHSVYLQLGLGELKPTTMILQLADRFVEIPRGIVKDVLIKVDAFYFPVDFVVLDTEPTLNASTQIHVILGRPFLATSNALINCRSGVMKISFGNMAVELNIFDVSKQVLDNEDICEVNMIEGP, encoded by the coding sequence ATGCCACATTCAGTTTATTTACAGCTAGGTTTGGGGGAGCTGAAACCCACAACCATGATACTCCAATTAGCTGACAGATTTGTTGAAATTCCTAGAGGTATTGTTAAGGATGTGTTGATTAAGGTGGATGCATTCTATTTTCCtgttgattttgttgtgttagACACTGAGCCTACTCTAAATGCCAGTACACAAATCCATGTCATTTTGGGTCGCCCTTTCTTAGCCACATCCAATGCTTTGATAAATTGTCGAAGTGGTGTGATGAAGATTTCTTTTGGAAATATGGCTGTTGAGCTTAATATCTTTGACGTAAGTAAGCAAGTACTAGACAATGAGGATATATGTGAAGTTAACATGATTGAGGGTCCATGA